AAAAAAATATCAGAAAGAATCTGTCGCTTCTGTGGTAAAAAGTCCGATGCAACAACCTTTAAAAGCAAGCCTCACATTATTTCAAGATTATTTGGAAATAATTCTGGGGTGTCAGATTACGAATGTGATAAGTGTAACAATCATTTCTCAGGTTTCGAAAGTGATATGGCAAATTTTTTAGGTTTGAATAGAAGTGTTAATGCCTTAGGAGCACAAACTCCTCCAACATTTAAATCATACGATGGTAATATTGTAGCTAAAAAAAATAGTTTTAATGGTTTTCATGGCATTGATATAGAATCAAATAAACAAGGGGTAATTAAAAAAAATTAGATGGAGGTATTATAGAATTTAACGTTATACATAATCCTTATATACCGATTAACATTTTTAAATGTTTACTGAAAATTGCCTTGACTGTAATTCCTGATGTTGAAGTAGACAACTATAAATTCTGTTTTGATTTTCTGATGAGAAATAACAATGAGGCTTATTTTGTACAGCATGCCAAACAGATTCATAGGGGGGCATCTGGTTTTAATGTAAAATTTCCCTATGTATTAATTTTCAAAAAAAGAAATTTAGAAAGTAAATTGCCTTCTCACTGGATTAAACTTTATTACCAAGATTCGTACATTCAGTTTTACATACCTTGCCATAAAGAAGATGAAGTTTTACTTCAGGGTGAAGAATTAATTTATTCACTTTGCCCACCATTAATTTTCGCTGAAACACAGCCACAAGGAATTGCAAAGTATTATGAAAAGTTAGATCTATCTTCAAATGTTATGACTAAGGGAAAGACTTCAAAACTCAATTTAACTTTTGATGAAAATCTTTCAAGGGAAGGGAGTAACAACAATCAGGAAACACACAATTCTGATAATTTTAATTCAGATGAAATTATAAAAGTTTTTCTTACCAAAAATTCAGGTTTATTAGAAGAATAAGACCGGCTCATATTATTACTGTGTGTTACCTTGCATATTAGTAAAACACAATTCTTTTATTTTGCCAAATTTAAATATTCTGGTTGCGTTATTGTCGCGACAAACTTTTTTCATATTGAGAGGAAACCGTAATTTTCTAACAATATCTTTTGTATATTGAGGTCTAAAGTGATGGAGAATATCAATATCGAAAAACACAAGTTGATTGTTTAAAGGTTATCCTTTTAGGTAATCAGAATAGCTTGCAAAATTCTAATTTTCTACATTTTATCAACGAATATTTTAAAAACATCCAAAATCGACTTAGATATATGAAAACATTAGCAATTATAATTGGCAATAACAACTACTTTAAAGGAAATGAATTAACTAACGGAGAAAATGATGCAAATCAAATTGCTGGAATCTTTAAAGATTACAATTATGAGGTAAAATTATATCTAAATATCGATCAAAAAAACATAGTTGAAATTTTACAAGAATATAGCGACTTACTAAAAGATTTTGATGCATCTATTTTTTATTTTGCAGGTCACGGATTCGAAGTAGATGGAGAGAATTTTTTGGCGAGTATCGATTCGCAAATTCCTCCTGAAAATAAATATGTGGCAAAACAAAATTGTATTACTTTAAATGATTTATTTGACATATACAGGCAAAATCCTACTAAATTAAACATAGTGATATTAGATGCTTGCAGAAGATCATTTGGTCGCGGGACTGCACTTGGATTTAGTCCAATTATAGCTCCTAAAGGATCACTAATAGCATTTTCAACATCTCCAAATGAAGGTGCTTTAGATGTCGGATATGAGAATAATAGTATTTATACGGGCTCACTAATAAAGCACCTCTCGTCCGAAAGGATAGCTGTCGAAGATCTATTTAAATCTGTAAGAAAGACAGTTTTTGCATTGTCAGGAGGAAGACAAACAACTTGGGAACACACCTCATTAATTGGTGATTTTTACTTTTACAAACATCAAAAGCTAAATATTTTAAGCCTACCTTATAATCCGAATGTTTTGAAAGATGAAAATTATTATGAAGATTCAGAATTTTACAAAAAAATTAAAGAACTAAAGACCTACAATTGGTACAAACAAAATCCTGCAATTGATTATTTAATAACAATACCAGTAAGTCAATTAGATAAGGACCAAATGTTCATTTTAGGAAGAAATTTATTACAATGCGCTATTGGTGGGGCAAATTCCGCTATGACATTTTTTGAAAATCTTAATAGGTCACTACTAGATTTTCAAATAAACTCCGAGAATCATATTCTAAATGGAATTCTATTTGAAATGTATTACGACAGCAAAGGTGAATTCAGATTTAATAATTTTAAAGGAAATTATAGAGAAGAAATTTTTAAATTAAGAGATAATCCAGCATTCAATCAATCATTCGATTTCATAAATGGTATTTTAATTCAACAGGATTACTCTGTATTATTTTTACCAAATTCGCAGACAATAAATATTGAAATTAAATGCAGCCAAAAAACAACAAACGATGGTTTTGGAGATAGAATAGTCCAGGTGATCGAATCAATAATCTTTAACGGAAATGATATTAAAAAAGAAATATCGAAGTATTATATTGATGGGTATAATGAAAATGGATTAAAGACAGTCCTAGCCAAATATCTTAATGCGCCAGTTGAATCGATAAGAATTAATTCGAATTTTGAACTTAGATACATTAGATTTATTATATAAAAAACACATTAAAATAGTTTAAAATTATTTTATCTAAATCATTGAAGATGCTTAAAGCCGGAAAATGAAAACCCAACTACCTGCATAAAAATAGAATATGAATATTGAAAAATACAAAGAAAATGCCCTGAAAATATTATTTCCAATAAAGCAAGTCGATGATAATACAAAAGCAAACGAAAAACTATTATTTTTTGCTGAAAGAAGTGATGCAGGAAGGGAGATACAGGATTACTACTTAGTTTATTTTCTATTTGTAAATTTATTAGGTTTCAAAGACACAGGAAGATCTGAAAAGCTGGCTTGGTCTATTCCAATTGATTTTAATGGTAAAGCATTTCTGATTGAACACAGGAAAATGGGAGTTGGGGTTTTTATTCAAAATAAGGAAGATGAAGAAGATGCGAAAATAATTACTAAGAAAATTAACGGTGCGATAAAATCTTCAAGACCATATTTTAACCACTTGGCAGCAGAGGCTATCAAGAGTTCCGAAATAAATATTGTAAATAATAATGGATATTTATTTGAACGATTTAACTATTTTCTAAATCTATATAAATCAGAAAATAAGAAACTAGAAAAATTATCTAAAGAAAGGATTTCTATTGATGGCACTTTTGTTCTAGGTTCCAAAAATTACTACAAGATACGGCAAAGCACAAAATGGTTAGCAATTTCAACTATTGAATCATTTTTTAGCTGGACAGAACATCTATTTATTCATCTTGCTATCCTTACACAAAAAATAAAAACAGGGGAAGAAGTCACAAAATTAATCGATGCCGAATGGAAAACTAAATTCAATACTGTCATATCTGACGATATGTTAAAGGAATATTATATTGAATTACTGATGATAAGGAATCAGGTAAGGAACTTTGTTGCTCACGGTGCATTTGGAAAAGACGGCAATGCATTCCACTTTCATTCCGGAGCCGGTGCTGTACCAGTAATGATGAACTTTAATAAGACTAAAAATAGGTTTTCTTTTCAAGGCACACTGGAATTTAAAGATAATGAAGTTATATGTTTGATAGAATCTTTTATCTCTGATATGAATAGCAGCAATTTAAAACCTGCACTCACATATACCCAAGGGCAAGGTTTGATCACAATATTACCTTATGCAAGCAATGGGATGTATGAATCTGCAATGCACGATAATGATATTATGGAAAAATTTTGTGATCATTTGCAGGGAATATTTGATAACTCAGCAAATATGGATTGGTAATCTAAATCTATAAATAAACTTACAAGCCAATGACAAAAATTGAAAGGGTAGAGCAATACTTACACGAATTTTTTACATATAATATTTTTGAGTTCAATGATTTTTATAGGAAGTTTATTACTAGAGACTCGTTGTAGTTTATCTCTTAAAAAAATATTGTGGAAAATTTCAATTTGAACGATTAATATCTCACAGATTTCCTACGATATAAAACCTACTTTATTTTTACAAATATTTTTAGATTATATTAATAATAAAACAGACTGAACTTGAATGATGCCGCAGACGGATCAGTCATCACTCTAACAGGATTTACTAATCTGGAAAACTTTATCAACAGCCTGATCTTATAGCAACATTCAATCATCGTAATTGCCCAGCACATAAAATAAAAGGCAGAGGATCTTCGGATCTTCTGCCTTTATTTCAGACCAAAAGAAAAGAATCTTCAGATCTTTCAATGTGAAAATTATTCTCAAGATAATATGTCATTGCTGTTATGGCATTAGATCCTGTCTCTGTGCGGTTTTTCCCATATTTCTTTGGAACATCCTGCTCGGTGAGGAAAGCAACTTTGTAAACCTTGTCTTTTTGTAAATGTCTTCCCTGAAAATAGATTTCCTGAATTCTGTAACCCGGCGGATTTTCAATGCGCATCAAAATTCTCAATCCGTTGCAACGCTTAACATAACCTCCCATTTGTTTCATCGGCTCTGCGGAAAAGGTCCGCTCCAGATTTTCTTCTAACATTTCAAAGATCTCTTTTCCAGTAAGCTCTGTGGTGGAAATAGGCGGATTCATCGGCACGATTTTGTATAAGTCCCAGAGGGTAATATTTCCGACATTTATAGGTGCACCATAGCGCCATCCGTTGGAAAAGGAGATCTCAACGTCCGTCGCAAAATTGACGGCAGACAGAAGAAAGTCATCCATAGTAGAAGACAGCGTGGAATAGCGGTGCAAAATATGTTCTGTCGTCCCCAATACTGTACTTTTCATTTCAGCAAAAGACTGTAGACTTTTTTCCACCAGATCTTTAACTTCTACATCTTCATCAATACTGTCGTCAGTTTCAATGATCTTGTAATCAAAATGTGTAATCATTCCATTTTGACATCAAGCTTTAGATTTCCTACAAATGATCCGTGGCAGCCACATTGGATGATAATGCAGTTTCCTGCTTTTTCTGCTTCGTACATCCTGTTATGGGTGTGTGCACTGAGACAAATATCGATTCCTTCCACTTTTTTGAGCAGTTCGATATCTTGCGGATAACCATTGTGCGACAAAAGAATAATAATGTCCACAGCATCCTCTCTTAATTCTCTGACGCATTGATTCGTCTCTTCAATTCCATCGGTCACCGTTATGCCTTCACTGAACTTCTCCGGCATTGTCTTATCGATAATATTGGAACAGATCCCGATTATACCAATTTTGAGTCCTCCAATTTCAGATATTTTGTAAGGTAGTAGAAATCGTTTTCCCTGCTCATCAAAAACATTGCAGCCCAAGACGGGATAATTGAGCTGGCTTTCCAGTTTTAACAGATGTCTTGGTGTATAGGCAAAGTCCCAGTGTCCTACCATTGCATCAAATCCAAGTTGGTTAAGTATGGGAATCAAGACCTCTCCTTTCGACTGTACCACCGGAACTGTTCCGTGAAACGTATCCCCTCCGTCAAAGAGCAATGCGTTCGGATTTTCTGCCCTGATCTTTTTGAAGATGGTCTGAATTCTGGCATAACCTCCTGCACTTTTAACATATTCTTTCTGATAGTCATAAAACAGCTCTGGATGGGGTTCCATATAGCCGTGCACATCGTTGATGAATCCTATTGATAATTTCATAATTTCCAATTTTAGGGTTTAACTATTGCCCATCCTTCATCCTGTCTCAAAATCATTTCCCCGTTTCCGCTGGGGGTGTAATTTACAAACTCAAATAATTCGGACTTTTCGATCTTTTTTTCACGAAGGGTATTTTCGCACTGTACCATCACTACCCCCTTATCTTGCAGACCTGTAAGAAGTTCCCCGTAGGGGTTTTTCTTTCTGAACATTTCCACTCCGCCCCCAAAGGCCAGCAGTTCGACCTTCAGTTTGCCTTTCAGCCTGGGATCTTCCATCGCGTTATTGATATTTCTGATAATGACTCTGATTTTCTGGTCATCACCTTCATTGATCACATACAAAGCCTTGTACTCCTTATTAATAGATTTTGCAGGTTCGTAAACTGTTGCCTTTTGCGCAAAACCCATAAACCCTGTCAGGAAAACTGAGAAGGTCAATATCTTAATTAAGTTTTTCATTATTTTTCATTTAAAAGTTGATTGATTTCTTGATAGAATGATTCTTTGCTGTAGTCTGCCATTCCCGCATGATGCATCCTAATTTTTCCTGATCTGTCCAAAACGACGGTCGTAGGAAGTGAACCATTAAAAAAAGCAGTTGGAATCGAACCTTCTGCAACTAAAAACGGAACAGTGAATTGTTCTTTTTCAAGATACATCTTACCCAAGGCGGTCTGCTCATCCAGATTGACTGTAAGAAAAACAAGATCTTTATTGGATTTAAATCGGACGTAGAATGTCTGAATCGAAGGGAATTCCGCACGGCAAGGCGGGCACCAGGACGCCCAGAAGTTAATAAATACCACTTTTCCCTTGAGGTCAGAAGTATTGATGATCTCACCTTTATCATTTCTGACACTGAAGTTTTCAGTACTGGACAAAGGAGTCGACTCAACGGCCGGCTCTGTTTCCTTTTCTTCAATCTTTGAGTTCATAAGACCGGTAGAGATGATCTGGCGCATCAGCCAGGCTTTTGCATCGGGACTCACAAGCAACACGATGAATATTGACACCAAAAGTGCCGTACTCCAGTTCTTCCGAAGCCATATTTTAAATTTTTCCATTGTTCTTATTTTAATAAATTATTGTCCGGTTAACTTTTTCAGCGCTTCATAAATCTCAGGTCGGTCAAAATCTTGCCCTCCCTGCATCTGTGCTTCGAGTTCTCCTTTTTTATTAAAGATCAAAGTCGTCGGAATTGCTCCCTGAAAGTACTGCGAAGGAATAGTGTCTGCTGCTACATACACCGGAAGATCGTAGTTTTTATCCTTCATAAATTTCTTAGACTTTGTCAGGTTGGCTTCCACATTGAGAAGGACAAAAACGATATTGTCATTTCCCTTGAATTTGTCTTTCAGGTCTCTGATGCTCGGCATTTCTTCGACACAAGGCCTGCACCATGTGGCCCAGAAATTTACAAAGACCACCTTCCCTTTCAGTTCACTCAAAGCAATTTTCTTTCCGTTCTCATCGATTAAGATGATATCCTCATTATCATTTACATTATTTTGTGGGATGGGCCCATCCTGATTCTCAACTCTTGATTGCATCGCACTCAAAGAAAAAGAAAACAGGGTCATCATAAGAATGAAAATAGGTGTTTTAAATTTTAAGGTCGTTATCATTATTTATTTTTTTTTGGGGTTGATATCTTTCCTTCCTCAATTTCTTCGGAAGGTTTTACTAGAACTTTGTCATGGCCGAATAGTGCACCAAAGACCTCGGTCATTTTTTCGTAGGTGATTCCTTCTTTCACAGCAACTCTGCTTACCGTATTATCATTGAAGGTCATCACAAAGGTTCCGGATTGAGTCTGCAGAATACTTTTCGTGGGTACAAAAAATGTAGGTGCACTTCTTTTCAGATTGAGCTGGACCTGTGCATATTCCCCCCCTTTTAAGACAGTGCCCGGATTTGGAACGTCAAACTCAAGGGTCATCGAACGGTTTTCCTGACTGATAACACCGGAATTCCTTGAAAGATGCGCTTCAAAATTTTTTCCCGGGATAGAGTTGACCGTAAATTGCGCCACTATCCCCTCATTGACACTTGATGCATGTTTTTCAGGAAGAGATACCGTCAGTCTCAGCTTATTTTTCTGAGCAATACTGAAAAGAGCCATTCCTGAATTGGGACCAACCAAGGCTCCTACCGACAGATTCCTATCCATTATCACACCACTGAAAGGTGCCGTGATCCTAAGGTACTGATTCATCTGTGAAGACCTACCGGTGCCCGCTTTTGATGCCTCGTATGTTGCTTTGGAACTCTGCATAATGCTTTTAGCCCTATCCAGTTCTATGTCGGCAACAGCTCCTTTTGTACTGGCCGCGTCCTGCAATCGCTCAAAAGCCTGTTTAGCATAAAGATAGTCGGTGTATGTTTTCTGCTGTGAAGATTTATCGGATAGGTAATCCTGATTCATTTCTGGTGCTTCCAGAACTGCAAGAAGCTGACCTTTGGTCACAACTGAACCTCTGTCAACATAAATTTTCTTGATAAATCCGGCAACCTTCGCAAAGATCTGCACCGATTCATAAGGTTTCAGTTCGCCTGGAACGGAAATCTGATAAGTGGGATTTATCAGCTTGATTTCTGTGGTCACGAAAGACCGAGCAGGCTGAACTGTTTTTTTTGTTTCATTTTTACTTTCCTTTTCGCCCGAGCAGGAAGCCATTCCCAAAAGAACGACCGGAATGAAGATGTATTTTATTTTATTGATGATTTTCATTATTTTTTAATTATTTAAGATTGTACGAAAAATTTACTTTCCTCATCTTCCGGATCCAAGGAAGGATTTGAATGTCCTGCATTGGACATTACTGCTGCAAAAAAATGCGGAACCAAAAGCAGAATGGTAAGAGTGGATGCGATGATACCACCGATAACAGCTCTACCAAGTGGAGCAACCTGCTCAGAACCTTCCCCGATACCGATTGCCATAGGAATCATCCCGGCAAGCATCGCCAAAGCGGTCATCAGTACAGGGCGGAGTCTGGACGCCGCTGCCATTCTCGCAGAATGAAGCGCACTGATATGGTAATGTTTACGGTAGTACTCTGCCTGATTGATAAGTAATACGGCATTTGAAACCGAAACACCGATGGACATAATCATCCCCATATATGACTGGAGGTTGAGCGTACTGCCGGTAATGAAAATCAAAACAAGACTTCCCACGATCACGGAAGGAATCACGGAAAGAACAACAAAAGGTACTTTAAATGACTGATAATAAGCAGAAAGCATTAGGAATATCGCTAGTACTGCCGCCAAAAGTCCCATTGCAAGACTGTCGAGTGTATCATCCAGTAGCTGCAGTGTGCCTTCTGTCCAGACAGAAACACTTTTTGGAGGTTTTCCGGTCTCACTGATGGCATTTTTTACCGCTTTGGAAGCAGAGCCCAGGTCTTTTCCGTACACATTTCCGATAATTGTTACATATCTCATAGGTCCCTTTCGGTTGACCTGTGCAGGTGCGGTCGTTTTTTTAACTGTAGCGATATCTTCAAGAACGGGTCTCGGGCTGTCTTTTTTCAGTGGAAGTGATTTCAGGATCTCTTCAGAGTTCATTATACTTTCTGGAATCTGGACCTGTGTCTGAAAGACAAGTCCTGATTTTGGGTCGACCCAGAGGTTCTTGTCGGTGTAGCGGGTTGAAGAGGTAGCGGTCACAAGACTGCGTGTCACATCCTGCATCGTCAGTCCGAACTGCGCAGCGAGATTTCGGTCTACGTTGATCTGTAACGTCGGATATTGAAGTGGCTCTGCAATGCGGACGTCTCGCAGGAAATCGTTGCTTTTCAGCTTTTCCTCTATTTTTTTTGCGTGAGATGCCGCCAGTTTCAGATTCGGAGATCCTACCTTGATTTCTATCGGGGTCATCGATCCCTGTCCAATAATTTTTTCGGTAAGTTCCATCGGTTCAAAATTGATTTGTGCTTCAGGATGCTTTTCAGCAATCTTCTTGCGGATCTTTTCTTTCAGATCTTCCATAGACCCTGAAAAGATCTCCTTATTTACAGAAACCTGCAAAACAGACTGGTGTGTTCCGTTGGTGAAAAGAAATATGGGATTGATCGGCGTTGCTGCCGGATGTAAACCGACATAGGCCGAACTGATGCTGACCGCATTTTCCGGCAAAATACCTTCAATATCTTTGAGAATATCCTTCACCAGCTTTTCAGTTTTCTCCAGACGGCTTCCCTGTGGCGCATCAATTCTCATCTGAAAATCACCGCTGTTGGAAAGAGGCATAATATCGGTTCCCAATGAGCGCATCATTAAAAATATTAAAAGGCCCGAGAAAATGATATAGGCCGAAAACAATACCAAAGTCCTTCCCGACCATTTTCTCATTTTGTGACTGTAGCCCGTTCTGAATCGATAGAAAAAACTCCTGTTTTTAACATAATGCTTCTCAATATGCTTATTCTTCATCATCCAGTTAGCCAGGATCGGAACGAAGGTCTGGGATGCCAGAAAGGAAGCTATCATTGCGAATGCAACTGCAAAAGAAAGCGGAAGAAACATATCTTTTGGAATGCCCGTCATAATGAAGGCAGGCGTAAGAACGGCCAGAATACATAATAATATCAGCACCTTCGGAATGGAAATTTCAAGTACTGCATCAAGAATGGCTTTGGGTTTGGTTTTCCTCATTTCCATATGCTGGTGGATATTCTCGATCGTGACCGTAGCTTCATCTACCAAAATTCCGATGGATAGGGCTAACCCACTCAAGGTCATTATATTAATAGTATATCCTGCAAAATAGAGCACACAGACGGCTGTTAATATTGCTATGGGAATTGTAAAGACCACGATCAGTGCACCTCGAAGGTCACCAAGGAAAAGAATAATGACCAGTCCTGTAAAAAGTGCACCCAAAAGTCCTTCATGAATTAGATTTGAAAGGGAACGTTCAATATATTTTGACTGGTCAAATTCATAACTCACCTTCGCATCATCCGGAAGCTGATCTCTCAGTTTTGGCATTGCTTTTTTTAGATTTTCAACTGCTGTCAGTGTTGAAGCATCTGATTTTTTGATCACCGGGAGATACACAGAGCGTTTCCCATTGACCAATGCATATCCAGATGTCTGGTCAGCTCCATCCTGAACATTGGCTACATCACCCACGTAAAGAGTTCTACCGTCTTGGGTCTTTATCGGGATTTTAAGAAACTCCGCAGGATCTTTGGCTATGGAATTGATCGGTGCCATATAATTCGTTTCGCCCATTCTGATATTTCCTGCTGGCGAAGGATGGCTGCTTTTTGTGATCGCCAAAGTAATTTCTTCCGGACTTAGTCCGTTACTCTGCATTGCAGCCGGGTCAATATTTACAACGATCGAACGGATGTTACCCCCAAAAGGTGCCGGAGCCGTAATACCGGGAATCTCAACAAACATCGGCCGGATTTTGGTTAGGACCATTGTCTGAAGCTCTGTTACAGAGTGATTGTCACTTTCAAAGACAAGTTGACCGACCGGGAGTGAATTACCGTCAAACCGCACAACCATAGGCGGTACTGCACCGGGTGGTAAAAATCCCATTGCCCGTGAAACCTGCGTGGAAACCTCACCTGCAGCCTGCGCCATATCGGTGCCTGGATAAAAGGTCAGTTTCATTAAGGTCAGTCCCTGAACACTTTTGAAATCAATATTCTTGACACCATTCACAAAGAGTAAAACTTTTTGAAATTCATTGGACATAAAACCATCCATATATTGAGGTGAAAGCCCTCCGTAAGGCATCGCAATATACATTGACGGCAACTCTACCTCCGGGAAAATATCTACTTTTATTTTTTTTATAGCTGTAAGCGAAAGCACAATGACCGACAGGAAAACGACCATGACGGCAATGGGCTTTCTGAGCGCAAAACGTATTAAATTCATTCTAAAATTTTAAAGTTGGGTAAATAAATAATCAAAATCGCCGGTGAGTTCAGCCTTTGCTATGACCTGCTCCCAGAATTCTTTTGCGGCATCGATCTGACTTTTTTCTGCATTTTCAAGAATCTGACGGATCTGTAACAGTTCAGTGAGGGTAATAAGACCACTCTTGTATCTTGCTACATACATTTCGTAGGCATCTGATGCGCCTTTCACAGAAGCACTTTCTTTCTTAAGTTGTTTTTGCTGTTCTACAATCCTGCTTTCAAGGGCTTTAATCTCAGTCTGCATTGATAGCTGATACTGGTTTTCGAGATAACCCAGACGTTCCGCTTCTTTTGACAGCATATTGGCTTTTTGCCTGTTCGTATGAAGACTGCTGATATTCCACGTCAATCCAAGTCCAACAAGAGCATTGTTGGCAGAATTGGAGAAACCATCGGTAAATTTCCCTGAGACATTGCCATATGGATCGGATCCTGAACCTCTGTAAGCATAACCTCCCAAGATCTTAAGCGACGGAAGTGATGATCTTCTCTCTGTTTCCGCTTTGGTCTGATAGTATTCGGACTCCTGATGGATGGACTTTAAAAAAGGATGTGATGGATTAACCTTCTCACTGTTAAAAGAATTTATTTCAGGGTCAAGAAAATGACTGACCTGGTAATCCTCTACTTTAAAATTATCAATGTAAAATTCCTTAAGTTTTTCTGTGGCTGCCTGCTGCTTTCCAAACCAATTATCTTGCATTGCCAATGCCTGAACGTACGATGAATAGGTAAGTACAGAATCTGCTTCCGGTTTGAGACCGGCACGCGAAAGGGCTTTGCTTGAACTGTGGATTTCTTCGAGCCTCGTCGAGTTTCTCTCTGCCCATCTGAGCTTGGCGCCATTAAAGACATAGTCAAGATAACGTTGTGATAGCAATTTTTTGAGCCTCAGCAAATAGGATTCTTTATCTGTCCTGAGCTTTTGTGTGAACTCATTTGCTGATCTTTCCTCGGATCTCTGACGCCCGAAGTTGTAGATCTCGTACTCCGCAATGGCTGAGCCGAAATTGTTTGAGGATAAAGAGGAGCCCGAATTCCTGTTTCCGGAAACATTAAAAAAACCGGACTGTGGGAAAAAACCACCACTGCTTCCCTCTAATGTTCCGTAGGTATTTTGATATTGAAGCTTTACCTGTGGTAATGCCTTGGATTTTACTGTCTCTTCGTTATATTCTGAAGATTCTATTGCAGACTCGGCTGCACGGATCCCTGAATAGTTTTTTTG
This Chryseobacterium sp. G0162 DNA region includes the following protein-coding sequences:
- a CDS encoding HNH endonuclease — its product is MNIYTYSGNIEHLKAFDKDYQLKSMYTPPINNQRRPLKKISERICRFCGKKSDATTFKSKPHIISRLFGNNSGVSDYECDKCNNHFSGFESDMANFLGLNRSVNALGAQTPPTFKSYDGNIVAKKNSFNGFHGIDIESNKQGVIKKN
- a CDS encoding caspase domain-containing protein, which produces MKTLAIIIGNNNYFKGNELTNGENDANQIAGIFKDYNYEVKLYLNIDQKNIVEILQEYSDLLKDFDASIFYFAGHGFEVDGENFLASIDSQIPPENKYVAKQNCITLNDLFDIYRQNPTKLNIVILDACRRSFGRGTALGFSPIIAPKGSLIAFSTSPNEGALDVGYENNSIYTGSLIKHLSSERIAVEDLFKSVRKTVFALSGGRQTTWEHTSLIGDFYFYKHQKLNILSLPYNPNVLKDENYYEDSEFYKKIKELKTYNWYKQNPAIDYLITIPVSQLDKDQMFILGRNLLQCAIGGANSAMTFFENLNRSLLDFQINSENHILNGILFEMYYDSKGEFRFNNFKGNYREEIFKLRDNPAFNQSFDFINGILIQQDYSVLFLPNSQTINIEIKCSQKTTNDGFGDRIVQVIESIIFNGNDIKKEISKYYIDGYNENGLKTVLAKYLNAPVESIRINSNFELRYIRFII
- a CDS encoding 5'-nucleotidase C-terminal domain-containing protein, which produces MITHFDYKIIETDDSIDEDVEVKDLVEKSLQSFAEMKSTVLGTTEHILHRYSTLSSTMDDFLLSAVNFATDVEISFSNGWRYGAPINVGNITLWDLYKIVPMNPPISTTELTGKEIFEMLEENLERTFSAEPMKQMGGYVKRCNGLRILMRIENPPGYRIQEIYFQGRHLQKDKVYKVAFLTEQDVPKKYGKNRTETGSNAITAMTYYLENNFHIERSEDSFLLV
- a CDS encoding metallophosphoesterase, with the translated sequence MKLSIGFINDVHGYMEPHPELFYDYQKEYVKSAGGYARIQTIFKKIRAENPNALLFDGGDTFHGTVPVVQSKGEVLIPILNQLGFDAMVGHWDFAYTPRHLLKLESQLNYPVLGCNVFDEQGKRFLLPYKISEIGGLKIGIIGICSNIIDKTMPEKFSEGITVTDGIEETNQCVRELREDAVDIIILLSHNGYPQDIELLKKVEGIDICLSAHTHNRMYEAEKAGNCIIIQCGCHGSFVGNLKLDVKME
- a CDS encoding DsrE family protein encodes the protein MKNLIKILTFSVFLTGFMGFAQKATVYEPAKSINKEYKALYVINEGDDQKIRVIIRNINNAMEDPRLKGKLKVELLAFGGGVEMFRKKNPYGELLTGLQDKGVVMVQCENTLREKKIEKSELFEFVNYTPSGNGEMILRQDEGWAIVKP
- a CDS encoding TlpA family protein disulfide reductase — protein: MSPDAKAWLMRQIISTGLMNSKIEEKETEPAVESTPLSSTENFSVRNDKGEIINTSDLKGKVVFINFWASWCPPCRAEFPSIQTFYVRFKSNKDLVFLTVNLDEQTALGKMYLEKEQFTVPFLVAEGSIPTAFFNGSLPTTVVLDRSGKIRMHHAGMADYSKESFYQEINQLLNEK
- a CDS encoding TlpA family protein disulfide reductase — its product is MITTLKFKTPIFILMMTLFSFSLSAMQSRVENQDGPIPQNNVNDNEDIILIDENGKKIALSELKGKVVFVNFWATWCRPCVEEMPSIRDLKDKFKGNDNIVFVLLNVEANLTKSKKFMKDKNYDLPVYVAADTIPSQYFQGAIPTTLIFNKKGELEAQMQGGQDFDRPEIYEALKKLTGQ
- a CDS encoding efflux RND transporter periplasmic adaptor subunit, coding for MKIINKIKYIFIPVVLLGMASCSGEKESKNETKKTVQPARSFVTTEIKLINPTYQISVPGELKPYESVQIFAKVAGFIKKIYVDRGSVVTKGQLLAVLEAPEMNQDYLSDKSSQQKTYTDYLYAKQAFERLQDAASTKGAVADIELDRAKSIMQSSKATYEASKAGTGRSSQMNQYLRITAPFSGVIMDRNLSVGALVGPNSGMALFSIAQKNKLRLTVSLPEKHASSVNEGIVAQFTVNSIPGKNFEAHLSRNSGVISQENRSMTLEFDVPNPGTVLKGGEYAQVQLNLKRSAPTFFVPTKSILQTQSGTFVMTFNDNTVSRVAVKEGITYEKMTEVFGALFGHDKVLVKPSEEIEEGKISTPKKNK